The following DNA comes from Moritella sp. 24.
GGTTAACTATCAAGTGATGCCTACAGCAAAGAAATCCATTATAGAGAGCTATTTGCGTATTAATGGTTATGAATATCGTTATCGTAATGAACCTGAAGAGTGGCGTAATTTTGTGTGGCCATCAAGGCTCAATACGCATCAAGCAAGTATTAACGCTGTCAGCAGTAAAACGGGACATTTAGCGACGCTCAATATAAGCAGTGATTGGGCATTATTTAAATTAATTGATCGCGCCGAAGTGATGCCTTTATCCACGACTGAGTATAGATTGAACTGGATATTAAAAACCCGCAAAGGTGAAAGCTTAATAAGTGATTACAAAATAAAGGTTAAACCTTTTAACTTTCTGTTTGAACGCCGTAAATTATACGATTTTATGTTGCCAAGTAGCTTGTTTAAACAACCAGAATCGGAACTAATCTCTTCTTCCCTTGATATTCTCTCTGTTGATAACTAGACTAGCGGACTATTTCAATTTTAAGTTCGATTCTAAGGTACCTTCATGCAGGTTTCAGATTTCAATTTTACCCTTCCTGACGAGTTAATTGCCCGTTATCCGAAAGCAGATCGTCGTTCAAGCCGTTTATTACAACTAAACGGTAACAGTGGTGAACTTGCGGATAAACAGTTTGCAGATATCCTCGATTTAGTTGAAGCGGGCGATCTGATGGTATTTAACAATACCCGTGTTATCCCTGCGCGTATGTATGGACAGAAAGCATCTGGCGGTAAAATCGAAGTGCTTGTTGAGCGCGTGATCAGCGAAAATTCTGTGCTTGCACACGTACGTTCGTCAAAATCGCCGAAAGTTGGCGCTCGACTTATCTTAGAAGGTACTGTTAATGCTGAAATGGTTGCGCGCCATGATGCATTATTCGAACTTAAATTTTTAGATGAACGTCATGTACTGGAAGTATTAGAAGATATTGGCCACATGCCATTACCACCTTATATTGATCGTCCTGATGAAGATTCAGATAAAGAACGCTACCAAACGGTTTATAACGAAAAGCCGGGTGCAGTTGCTGCGCCAACAGCAGGTTTACACTTTGATGAGGCATTGTTAGCACAGTTAGCAGAAAAAGGCGTTAATACCGCATTTGTGACGCTGCATGTTGGTGCTGGTACATTCCAACCGGTACGTGTTGATAATATCTTAGATCACCACATGCACTCTGAATATGCAGAAGTGTCGGAAGAAGTTGTGGCGAAAATCGCTGAAACTAAAGCCAATGGCGGCCGTGTAATTGCAGTCGGCACGACATCAGTACGTTCTTTAGAAAGTGCTGCACAAGCGACAATGGCGAAGGGTTTACCATTAGCCCCGTTCTTTGAAGATACCGAAATCTTTATTTATCCAGGCTACGAATTCCAACTTGTAGATGCCATGGTAACGAACTTTCATTTACCTGAATCAACATTGATTATGTTGTTATCAGCATTTGCAGGCTATGATCACGTCATGCCAGCTTATCAGCATGCGATCACTGAGAAATACCGTTTCTTCAGTTATGGCGATGCGATGTTTGTAACGAAGCAGACCGCTGTATAAATTTAATTAACCGTGAGTTGATATTTGTCTATTTACGGTTAGTTTGTTAACGATAAACAACGACCAATAAGGTATGTTGTTTGAATTTTTTGAGAGAAGTTATGTCAGACTGTTTCTCTGACTTGAGGTTTATATGAAGTTAAAATACGAATTAGATAAAACGACTGGTAACGCACGTCGCGGCCGTTTGATCTTTGAACGTGGTGTTGTTGAAACGCCTGCATTTATGCCAGTAGGTACTTACGGTACTGTTAAAGGTATGACACCTGAAGAAGTTGACGCAACAGGCGCTGATATTCTTTTAGGTAATACTTTCCACCTGTGGTTACGTCCTGGTCAGGAAGTAATGAAGCAACATGGTGGT
Coding sequences within:
- the queA gene encoding tRNA preQ1(34) S-adenosylmethionine ribosyltransferase-isomerase QueA, which encodes MQVSDFNFTLPDELIARYPKADRRSSRLLQLNGNSGELADKQFADILDLVEAGDLMVFNNTRVIPARMYGQKASGGKIEVLVERVISENSVLAHVRSSKSPKVGARLILEGTVNAEMVARHDALFELKFLDERHVLEVLEDIGHMPLPPYIDRPDEDSDKERYQTVYNEKPGAVAAPTAGLHFDEALLAQLAEKGVNTAFVTLHVGAGTFQPVRVDNILDHHMHSEYAEVSEEVVAKIAETKANGGRVIAVGTTSVRSLESAAQATMAKGLPLAPFFEDTEIFIYPGYEFQLVDAMVTNFHLPESTLIMLLSAFAGYDHVMPAYQHAITEKYRFFSYGDAMFVTKQTAV